One window from the genome of bacterium encodes:
- a CDS encoding AEC family transporter — protein sequence MDNTLLTVASIFILLLIGYSAKKIGVLSHKDAPLITSLVINFTMPAFVILAIHGKPLNMDMAKAPFLFFAAEMVVMALAYLIARALRLDRRTTGGLMLVSAFGNTGFLGYPVVNAAFAGNVHAMPSAVLMDAFGMMVVLCTVGIIVVENCTGSAFEWQSMLGFLKTPLLFGTLLALVLRTVHIPDLVMSSLQYLSAATVPLVMIAIGLNLSTYSVRQFPGALAAAVTLKLALLPALVILVMHLAGVKGTVYQVGATLGAMPAAVVSGVIASRYGANGAFVAAAIALGTLISVVTIPIVLMIVH from the coding sequence GTGGATAATACATTATTAACAGTGGCATCGATCTTCATTCTGCTCCTTATCGGCTACAGTGCAAAGAAAATAGGCGTCTTGAGTCATAAGGACGCACCGCTGATTACCTCATTAGTTATTAACTTTACCATGCCGGCGTTTGTTATATTGGCGATCCATGGCAAGCCGCTGAATATGGATATGGCAAAAGCGCCATTTCTGTTTTTTGCCGCTGAGATGGTCGTGATGGCTCTGGCATATCTTATTGCCCGCGCTCTAAGGCTCGACCGTCGGACCACTGGTGGGTTGATGCTTGTTTCGGCATTTGGAAACACGGGTTTTCTGGGATATCCGGTGGTCAACGCTGCATTTGCAGGGAATGTTCATGCCATGCCGTCTGCTGTGTTGATGGACGCATTCGGGATGATGGTCGTATTGTGCACGGTCGGCATAATTGTGGTGGAGAACTGCACAGGTTCGGCATTCGAGTGGCAGAGCATGCTGGGATTCCTTAAGACGCCACTGTTGTTCGGCACACTGCTTGCTTTGGTATTACGGACGGTTCACATACCCGATTTAGTTATGTCCTCGCTGCAATATTTATCCGCTGCGACTGTGCCGCTTGTGATGATAGCTATTGGACTGAACCTTTCGACATATTCTGTGAGGCAGTTTCCTGGGGCGCTTGCGGCAGCAGTGACGCTGAAACTGGCGCTCTTGCCTGCACTTGTTATATTGGTTATGCATCTTGCGGGTGTCAAAGGAACAGTGTATCAGGTGGGCGCGACTCTTGGCGCAATGCCTGCGGCTGTGGTGTCGGGTGTGATTGCGTCGAGATACGGTGCAAATGGAGCGTTCGTGGCTGCGGCAATCGCACTGGGCACACTTATAAGCGTGGTAACGATCCCGATTGTGCTGATGATTGTGCATTGA